GGAGGCGCTGGGTGTATTCGGGTTTTTCCTTCCTTTCCATTTCCTTCCTTGTCTCGGGCTTTACCTGGAAAATTCTGTATTCTGTTGCTCTTACAGGAATCGGGTATTACGGTTTTGTCAGGAAAAACGCAAAGAAGAAAGAAAAGGAAGAAAAAGCAGCTTATACGGCTTATTAAGGTCTGCAAAACCGAACCTTTAAATCAATTTCTACTTAACCTGTAGTGGCGAATATATATAAGTAGCACAAAATATATTTGCTGATAAATATTCGTTAATAATATTTGCTGGAACTTTACCGGACACATGTAAGAGGAAAAATGAGAAAACTGGAAAAAACAATCACGCTCAGGAGGGGACTGGGACTTGCAATCTGCATGCTTATCGGGACAGGCATTCTGGCACTTCCCGGTCTTGCGCTCGATGCCGGCAGCGCTCATGAAGCGATTCTTGGCTGGTTCCTGATTGCCCTTATTGCAGTACCTCTTATACAGATCTGCGCCCGCCTGGGCCTGAAATTCCCTTCAACTGCAGGACTTGCAGGGTATGCCGAAGAAGCCGTGGGTCCCTGGGGAGGGTATGCAGTCTCGTATCTTGTAGGCGGTTCTTTCTTTTTCGGGCTTCCTGCTGTTGCTCTTATCGGCAGCGAATACATGAAGCAGCTATTCAGCCTGACAGAGACAGGAGTAGCCCTGTTTGCAGTCCTTCTTGTAACATTAATGTTTATCTCAAACCTGGCAGGAATGAAAGCAGTATCCATGATCAACTATGCGGCTCTGGCTGTTTTATTTCTGCTTACGGGACTTCTCATAGTTTTTAACCTTGATTTCCTGGGTTCGGGACTCGAGCTTGCAGGTGAAGTTTTCAGGGGCAGTGAAAAAATAGACCTTAACAATGTCTGGAAAGTCTCAGCACTTCTTTTCTGGGCATTCATTGGCTGGGAAAACCTTTCTTTTTCCCTCGGGGAGATTAAAGAACCCGAGAAAAACGTGCCTTTACTTTACTGGTTGAGTTTTGCACTTGTAACCTCGATTTATATTGTCCTGGCTCTCATAAGTACAGGAGCAAGCGCCTCAGGTGTCCCCCTGGAAGGGGCTGCGGGTCTTTCAGGACTTGTCCTTTTTACTCCCGGTGGAAGCCATCTCATATGGCTCATGGTGATAGTAATTGCAGCAAACGCCTGTTCGTGGAACTTTACTGCAAGCCGCCTTCTTTATGCCGGGGGCAGGACAGGTGCCTTCCCTGATGTTTTTGGCAAGCTTTCAGGGAAGAATATCCCCGTATCCAGCCTTGTGGGGCTGTATGTCCTGTCAATTTTACTCATCCTCGGAACTTACGTTTTCAAAATCCCTGTGTCAGCCATGATGCTGCTCGTAAACCAGAACTTCGTCTTCCTCTATGCCTTTATCATTATCGCCTACTGGAAAACAGAATCTGGCTGGCAGAAATGGGTTTTTTCGGTTCTCGCACTCCTGTCTCTTAGTTTTCTGGTCTCAGGTTTTACGTGGAAAATCATTTACCCTGTCTTTTTGATAGGGCTTGGATACTGGAGATTTCTCGGGAGAAAAAATTCCGAAAAAACCATTTCCTCCAGAAAGGAACACGTAATTCGGGAAGAAACCCAGGAAATACCCTGCCTTACCCGGCATCAGGAACAATAGTAATTCTACTGTTTCTACTGTTTCTACTGTTTCTACTGTTTCTACTGTTTCTACTGTTTCTACTGTTTCTACTGTTTCTGCTGTCTCTGCCGTCTCTTCGGTCTTCGCTATCTAAAAATTCAGCGGTTTCAAAAATGTTAGTATGGACTTCTAAAAGGGCTGCAATATTTTTGGAACGCCTGCAAAAATTTACAAAAACTTTGGCATGAAAATCTTCTGACAGAAAATTATAAATGAGTTGACTTCTGAAAATAATGCAATAGTTCCAGGCAGTTTACAATACGTGCAGGAGCCTGATCAAATGTCATTGATAAGTGTTAAAGACGCACCAGGAAAAGGTAGAGGCGTATTTGCACAGAGAGATCTTAAAAAAGGTGAATTGATAGAAACCTGTCCGGTCATCGTTCTTCCCCCTGAAGAAGTAAATACTCTTGAGCTTACCCGGCTCTACAATTATTACTTCGCATGGGGAGCCGATTCAACAGCAGCAGCGATTGCTTTGGGCTACGGGTCCCTTTACAACCATTCCTACACCCCAAACGCAAAATACCAGAAAGACTTCAACAACGGCCTTTTAAAATACGTCTGTATAAAAGATATAAAGAAAGATGAGGAAATTACCATAAACTATAACTGTGACCCTGAAGACAAAACCCCGGTCTGGTTTGATGTTGCAAGCCAGAACTGATTTTTTGTATCATAAATTATTATGGTACCATAGAATAGTATGGCATCATAGAATAGTATGGCATCATAGAATAGTATGATTTCAACATTTTTTAATTTTAATTTTTAATTTTAATTTTTAGTTTTAATTTGACTTTCTGTAGTATTTTTATTCCATAGCTACATTTAAAGAACCTATCCGGGTTTTTCTATGAATGAATTAGAGATGATCGAATAAATATAGATAATCAAACTTTATTAAAAAATAGACAAAAGGATTTAAAATAATAAGAGGATTTAAAATAATAAGGGGATTTAAAATAATAAGGGAATTTAAAAATGGGAAATATACTTTTCGATGCCCTAAAACTCAGTCTGTTAGAAACTTTCTGTGTCACAGGTGCTCTGATCCTCACAGGCATACTCCTTGGGATACTTGAGCACAGAGCCAACTTTTATATCCAGAGTATTTTCGGCATGAAAGGAATTATGCTCACATCCTGGATAGGCACTCCGATTCATGAATCAGGCCACCTTCTCATGTGCTATATTTTCAAGCACAAAGTAAGTGAATTCAAACTATTTACCCTGAAACCCAGGGATGGAGTACTGGGATACGTCAACCACAGCTGGAACTCAAAAAGCCTTTATCAGAATATAGGGAACTTTTTCATAGGCATGGGTCCCATATTCAGCGGAACCGCAGCCCTTATCCTTGGAATGTACCTTTTCCTTCCTGATTCCTTTTCCACGTTTTCAAATTATTTTTCTTTTGAACCCGGACAGCCCGATTCACAGACGTTAGCGGATATTTTCATGCTGACAATCCAGCTTTTTAAAAGCATTTTTACTGCAGAAAATCTGGCTTCCCCCGGTTTTTTGATTTATTTTGCTCTTGCAATTGCGATTTCCTCCCACATAGCTCTGAGCAAAGAAGACCTTAAAGGAGCAGGGAGAGGCCTGATTACTATCTTTTTCTTCATTTTACTTGTAAATGCCTTTGCCCTGCTTCTCAATGCCGATTTTTCCGGCTTTTTTATGAGGATCCTGGTTCTGAATATTTATATGCTTGCGTTTTCAATGATTTCAGTTGTTTTTTCTTTAATCAGGCTGGTTTTAAGTGCTTTTGTTTATATGCTTGTTTCCAGAATCGCTTGATGTGAAGCAATTTTTTCTTTAATTACCGGATTCTTTCATCTTCGATGCTATCTCCACAGCAAGCGGATGGGGTATTCGACTGGATAAACTTGGCTTATTTCTAAGCATGCTATAACCAAAATCAAACATGGGTATGTATAAAATGGTCTGTCTATTTATCTTAATCATAAGTATTACATCCTTATAAAAAAAGACTCATTTGCTTCCAATGTAATTTTTGAGTGCTGATTTCTTAACTCTGACGCTACTCGCAAATTGAAGATATTGCCTTCATAGGGAATTATTGGACTGGGTGAATTAATGAGCGGAAATAATTACAAATCAATATGTTTCGTTGCTATGCCCTATGGCAAGAAAACTGATTTGGCAACTGGAACTGAAATCGATTTTGACAAAATATACGAATTGGCCATAAAACCAGCAATTGAGGAAGCGGGACTGGAGCCACTGCGTGGTGATGAAGAGCTAACCGGGGGGATAATTCATACTACAATGTTTGCCAGACTATTACTTTCCGAATATGTGGTGGCTGATTTAACTCTTTCCAATCCGAATGTATTTTATGAACTGGGAATCCGTCACGCCGTCAAACCATTTACTACAGTGCCCATTTACGCCAAAATACATCCTTTACCTTTTGACGTGGACATGATTAGGTCAATTGGTTATAACCTAAAAAACGGTATTTTATCAAAAGAGGCAGCTGAAAATCTAAAATCTGAACTTATGAAACGTATTCAACAAGCGATCAACGGTCCTCAAGCAAATGACAGCCCACTATTTGAATTGATCCCGAAATTTCCAGCTATCAAGCTGCCATATGAAGTAACATACTCTTTTAGAGAACGAGTTAGCCACGACAAAGAATTCCATGAACGTCTTGACAGGGCCAAATTAAAACCATCTAATCAGGAACGATGTGTGGCCCTTCTAGAGATTCAAGAAGATTTAGGTGATCTGAAAGGAACTCAAGCTAGTATACTCTTAGATCTGATGCTCTCTTTTCGCAGTGTGGAAGCCTGGAACAAAATGACGGATCTATGCGAAGCTTTTCCGGATTATTTAAAAAATAATATCTTTGTACGTCAGCAGTGGGCCTTTTCACTAAATCGACGAAACAAACCGGGAGATAGGGATAAAGCTGTTTCACTTCTCACAGAGGTTATGAAAGAATATGGTCCCGATCCCGAGACTCTTGGTATATTAGGGCGCATACACAAGGACCGCTACCGTGAAGCAAAAGAGAAGGGGAGCATTATAGCTTTAGCTGCCCTGGACGAATCAATCTCTACTTATGTTGAGGGCTTCAATTCAGATCCTCGTGATTACTATCCGGGCATAAGTGCTATTACACTACTTATCGAGAAAGGCGATAAAGAAGCTTTGAAAAAGGCGGAACAGCTAGCTCCGCTCGTAAGTTTTGCAGTGGCTCGCCGTGGTGGTGCCAGTTCCAATAACTACTGGGATCTTGCTACGGTACTCGAACTTAATTGT
This window of the Methanosarcina mazei S-6 genome carries:
- a CDS encoding TRAFs-binding domain-containing protein, producing the protein MSGNNYKSICFVAMPYGKKTDLATGTEIDFDKIYELAIKPAIEEAGLEPLRGDEELTGGIIHTTMFARLLLSEYVVADLTLSNPNVFYELGIRHAVKPFTTVPIYAKIHPLPFDVDMIRSIGYNLKNGILSKEAAENLKSELMKRIQQAINGPQANDSPLFELIPKFPAIKLPYEVTYSFRERVSHDKEFHERLDRAKLKPSNQERCVALLEIQEDLGDLKGTQASILLDLMLSFRSVEAWNKMTDLCEAFPDYLKNNIFVRQQWAFSLNRRNKPGDRDKAVSLLTEVMKEYGPDPETLGILGRIHKDRYREAKEKGSIIALAALDESISTYVEGFNSDPRDYYPGISAITLLIEKGDKEALKKAEQLAPLVSFAVARRGGASSNNYWDLATVLELNCISCDWVSAVNVLPKVLDKAKESWMLKSTSDNLRMLKQARICQGHNIEKLQEIIKEFEKCI
- a CDS encoding SET domain-containing protein, which gives rise to MSLISVKDAPGKGRGVFAQRDLKKGELIETCPVIVLPPEEVNTLELTRLYNYYFAWGADSTAAAIALGYGSLYNHSYTPNAKYQKDFNNGLLKYVCIKDIKKDEEITINYNCDPEDKTPVWFDVASQN
- a CDS encoding APC family permease; this translates as MRKLEKTITLRRGLGLAICMLIGTGILALPGLALDAGSAHEAILGWFLIALIAVPLIQICARLGLKFPSTAGLAGYAEEAVGPWGGYAVSYLVGGSFFFGLPAVALIGSEYMKQLFSLTETGVALFAVLLVTLMFISNLAGMKAVSMINYAALAVLFLLTGLLIVFNLDFLGSGLELAGEVFRGSEKIDLNNVWKVSALLFWAFIGWENLSFSLGEIKEPEKNVPLLYWLSFALVTSIYIVLALISTGASASGVPLEGAAGLSGLVLFTPGGSHLIWLMVIVIAANACSWNFTASRLLYAGGRTGAFPDVFGKLSGKNIPVSSLVGLYVLSILLILGTYVFKIPVSAMMLLVNQNFVFLYAFIIIAYWKTESGWQKWVFSVLALLSLSFLVSGFTWKIIYPVFLIGLGYWRFLGRKNSEKTISSRKEHVIREETQEIPCLTRHQEQ